ACTGTTTTCCGATACCACAAGATGCGTAATCGAAACTTTATCATGTTGGCAAAGCAGACCAATTAGCTCTGCTCCAACGTAACCACTTGCGCCAATAACCGCGACTTTCATAACAACACCATTGTTTTTGCAATTATATTCAAACGTAAAAATAAACTTAGTTTTAATTTTTTAGACATACTACATAACCTAAAACAGATTAACTTTCCCCATCAAGCCTATGATATGTCGTCGTCGAATAACTGAATGCATTGTTAATTTTCCGTAGCGTTCTTAATAAGGTTATTTACACTGTGAAAGAAAAGTAACATCTAATGGGTTTTTATGCAATAATTTAGCATAATTATTTTATAGGTGTTTTTATGGCAAGTTTACCTGATTTCAAAGTTTCACTAAAAGAGCTCATCGCTGCTCCTTCCATCAGCTCAACACAATCTAGTTGGGATCAAGGAAATAAGGCAATTATTGACTTATTGGCGGGTTGGTTTAGCAGTTTGGACTTCGAGGTATTTATTCATCAAGTGCCCAATACTCGCAATAAATTCAATATGCTAGCCAAGCTTGGTCACGGCGAAGGTGGATTATTGCTTGCGGGGCATAGCGATACGGTGCCATTTGACGAAAATCGCTGGTGCAGTGATCCTTTAAAATTGACAGAAAGTTCAGATAGATTTTTTGGTTTAGGCACCTGTGACATGAAAGGCTTCTTCGCCTTTATATTGCAGTTGGCCAAGCAGCTTAACGCCAAGCACATGAAAAAGCCTTTATATGTTTTAGCAACAGCGGATGAAGAAACCACCATGGCCGGTGCACGTTTTTTTGCGGAACAGCAGCTTATTAAGCCGGATGTGGCAGTTATAGGTGAGCCTACAAACTTAGTGCCTGTGGTTATGCATAAAGGACATATGTCACATCGCATTTCTGTTAAAGGGCAATCAGGGCATTCGAGTCAGCCCCACAAAGGGGTCAATGCAATCGAAATTATGGTGCAAGTCATCAATCAATTGCAAAGTTTAAAAACAACACTTACACAAAATTATCATAATCCAGCCTTCGACGTGCCTGAGCCAACATTAAAT
This window of the Thalassotalea atypica genome carries:
- the argE gene encoding acetylornithine deacetylase gives rise to the protein MASLPDFKVSLKELIAAPSISSTQSSWDQGNKAIIDLLAGWFSSLDFEVFIHQVPNTRNKFNMLAKLGHGEGGLLLAGHSDTVPFDENRWCSDPLKLTESSDRFFGLGTCDMKGFFAFILQLAKQLNAKHMKKPLYVLATADEETTMAGARFFAEQQLIKPDVAVIGEPTNLVPVVMHKGHMSHRISVKGQSGHSSQPHKGVNAIEIMVQVINQLQSLKTTLTQNYHNPAFDVPEPTLNFGAIKGGDNANRICGHCDLDIDMRSLPGIKDEELIQWLADALAPLAQQYPDRISFEELHPSSPSFKQEPQSALVEFAQHASGHTCCAVNYATEAPYIQQLGCETIVMGPGSIDQAHQPNEFLSFSQVSATHTLLLELVNRFCMTLK